The following coding sequences lie in one Primulina huaijiensis isolate GDHJ02 chromosome 2, ASM1229523v2, whole genome shotgun sequence genomic window:
- the LOC140970705 gene encoding bifunctional protein FolD 4, chloroplastic-like isoform X1, which yields MYGKLGRKAAFAAAMISTTSRSSVHGCSYGLRRVYPMTNVHAAPIRSPLAPASRTFNTDAPSVVKEGSAKIIDGNSVARDIRDEIATEISKMKEYSGVVPGLGVLLVGDRKDSATYIENRKIACEAVGINSYNVHLPEDSSEQEVLKYISRFNDDPLVNGILVQLPLPSHMNEQNILNAVHIEKDVDGLNPLNIGLLAMVDREPLFVPCTPKGCIELLHRYGVSIEGKRAVVIGRSNIVGLPAALLLQREYATVTVIQPGTKNPGEVTREADILISAVGQPHMVRGSWIKHGAVVIDVGINPVEDNSSPRGYRMVGDVCFEEASKIASAITPVPGGVGPMTIAMLLSNTLSSAKRANKYFQNGTRSANAIKNWSTLWSETNCETGGTKNW from the exons ATGTACGGAAAACTCGGTCGTAAGGCGGCCTTCGCCGCCGCGATGATCAGCACCACCAGCCGCTCCTCCGTCCACGGGTGCAGTTATGGGTTGCGCAGAGTTTATCCTATGACTAATGTCCACGCGGCGCCTATTCGAAGCCCTTTGGCTCCCGCAAGTAGAACTTTCAACACGGATGCCC CTTCAGTGGTCAAAGAGGGGTCCGCTAAGATTATTGACGGAAATTCAGTGGCCAGAGACATCAGAGATGAAATAGCTACTGAAATATCAAAGATGAAGGAATATTCAGGGGTTGTTCCTGGACTGGGAGTCCTTCTTGTTGGGGACCGAAAAGATTCTGCAACTTACATAGAAAACAGGAAGATAGCCTGCGAAGCTGTAGGAATAAATTCCTATAATGTGCACTTGCCTGAAGACTCCTCAGAACAAGAAGTCCTAAAGTATATCTCAAGGTTCAATGATGATCCTTTAGTCAATGGcattcttgttcagttgcctttaCCTTCT CATATGAATGAGCAGAATATCTTAAATGCTGTTCACATTGAAAAGGATGTGGATGGACTCAACCCGCTGAACATTGGTCTTTTAGCCATGGTAGATAGAGAACCTTTATTTGTTCCATGTACACCCAAAGGATGCATAGAGTTATTGCATAGATATGGGGTTTCTATCGAGGGAAAGAGGGCTGTTGTAATTGGCAGGAGTAATATAGTGGGATTGCCTGCTGCTCTTCTTTTGCAA AGGGAATATGCCACAGTCACTGTCATTCAGCCAGGAACAAAAAATCCCGGGGAGGTGACTAGAGAAGCTGATATTTTAATCTCAGCCGTGGGTCAGCCACACATGGTTAGAGGTAGTTGGATCAAGCATGGTGCGGTTGTCATTGATGTTGGAATTAATCCCGTTGAG GATAATAGTAGCCCACGAGGCTATCGAATGGTTGGAGATGTCTGTTTCGAGGAAGCAAGCAAAATTGCTTCAGCTATCACCCCAGTCCCTGGTGGAGTTGGACCGATGACCATAGCAATGCTTCTCTCAAATACACTTAGCTCAGCCAAGAGAGCTAATAAATATTTCCAAAATGGGaccagatctgccaatgctatCAAGAACTGGAGCACTCTATGGTCCGAAACTAACTGTGAAACTGGAGGAACAAAGAATTGGTAA
- the LOC140970704 gene encoding (+)-neomenthol dehydrogenase-like gives MAEPIRNLSTNRYAVVTGGNKGIGFEICKQLAARGIHVILTSRDMKRGIEAKEKLDAQFGLSNNVVLHQLDVLDPASIASLVDFITTNHGKLDILVNNAGTAGICIEGDPLVISELVDGNIASVFSDREAEPVELKNGKFIESLEDAKDCIQTNYYGAKRMTEALIPLLQLSHSPRIVNVSSILGNLKLLPNEWAKGILSNAETLTEEKLDQVIEEFLKNFEEGSLQTNRWPTQVAAYKISKASLSAYTRIMAKKYPTFCINCACPGFVQTHMTCNQGPLSVEEGAEGPVNLALLPDGGQSGLFFYQKEVSFF, from the exons ATGGCTGAGCCAATCCGAAACCTCTCGACAAATAG ATATGCAGTGGTGACGGGTGGAAATAAAGGGATTGGGTTTGAAATATGCAAACAATTAGCTGCAAGAGGAATACATGTGATATTGACATCAAGGGATATGAAGAGAGGCATCGAAGCTAAAGAAAAGCTCGATGCGCAGTTTGGTCTTTCCAATAATGTTGTCTTGCATCAGCTTGATGTTCTTGACCCTGCTAGCATTGCCTCCCTTGTTGATTTCATCACCACAAACCATGGAAAGCTTGATATTTTG GTGAATAATGCAGGTACTGCTGGGATATGTATAGAGGGAGACCCTCTAGTTATTTCAGAGCTCGTAGACGGAAACATTGCTTCCGTTTTCTCCGACCGCGAG GCAGAACCAGTGgagctgaaaaatggaaaatttatTGAGAGTTTGGAGGATGCAAAAGATTGCATTCAAACCAATTATTATGGTGCAAAAAGGATGACAGAAGCACTTATTCCCCTCCTACAACTCTCTCATTCACCAAGAATTGTCAATGTGTCTTCCATTTTGGGGAATCTGAAG CTCTTACCCAATGAATGGGCTAAAGGGATACTAAGCAATGCAGAAACCCTCACAGAAGAGAAACTAGACCAAGTAATAGAAGAATTCCTCAAGAATTTCGAAGAGGGTTCGCTGCAAACAAATCGATGGCCTACTCAAGTTGCAGCGTACAAGATTTCGAAAGCATCCTTGTCTGCATACACGAGAATCATGGCTAAAAAATATCCAACTTTCTGCATCAACTGTGCTTGTCCTGGTTTTGTTCAAACACATATGACTTGCAATCAGGGTCCTTTATCTGTTGAAGAAGGAGCTGAAGGTCCGGTAAACCTAGCGTTGTTGCCGGATGGAGGGCAGTCGGGATTGTTCTTTTATCAGAAGGAGGTGTCGTTCTTTTAG
- the LOC140970705 gene encoding bifunctional protein FolD 4, chloroplastic-like isoform X3 codes for MYGKLGRKAAFAAAMISTTSRSSVHGCSYGLRRVYPMTNVHAAPIRSPLAPASRTFNTDAPSVVKEGSAKIIDGNSVARDIRDEIATEISKMKEYSGVVPGLGVLLVGDRKDSATYIENRKIACEAVGINSYNVHLPEDSSEQEVLKYISRFNDDPLVNGILVQLPLPSDVDGLNPLNIGLLAMVDREPLFVPCTPKGCIELLHRYGVSIEGKRAVVIGRSNIVGLPAALLLQREYATVTVIQPGTKNPGEVTREADILISAVGQPHMVRGSWIKHGAVVIDVGINPVEDNSSPRGYRMVGDVCFEEASKIASAITPVPGGVGPMTIAMLLSNTLSSAKRANKYFQNGTRSANAIKNWSTLWSETNCETGGTKNW; via the exons ATGTACGGAAAACTCGGTCGTAAGGCGGCCTTCGCCGCCGCGATGATCAGCACCACCAGCCGCTCCTCCGTCCACGGGTGCAGTTATGGGTTGCGCAGAGTTTATCCTATGACTAATGTCCACGCGGCGCCTATTCGAAGCCCTTTGGCTCCCGCAAGTAGAACTTTCAACACGGATGCCC CTTCAGTGGTCAAAGAGGGGTCCGCTAAGATTATTGACGGAAATTCAGTGGCCAGAGACATCAGAGATGAAATAGCTACTGAAATATCAAAGATGAAGGAATATTCAGGGGTTGTTCCTGGACTGGGAGTCCTTCTTGTTGGGGACCGAAAAGATTCTGCAACTTACATAGAAAACAGGAAGATAGCCTGCGAAGCTGTAGGAATAAATTCCTATAATGTGCACTTGCCTGAAGACTCCTCAGAACAAGAAGTCCTAAAGTATATCTCAAGGTTCAATGATGATCCTTTAGTCAATGGcattcttgttcagttgcctttaCCTTCT GATGTGGATGGACTCAACCCGCTGAACATTGGTCTTTTAGCCATGGTAGATAGAGAACCTTTATTTGTTCCATGTACACCCAAAGGATGCATAGAGTTATTGCATAGATATGGGGTTTCTATCGAGGGAAAGAGGGCTGTTGTAATTGGCAGGAGTAATATAGTGGGATTGCCTGCTGCTCTTCTTTTGCAA AGGGAATATGCCACAGTCACTGTCATTCAGCCAGGAACAAAAAATCCCGGGGAGGTGACTAGAGAAGCTGATATTTTAATCTCAGCCGTGGGTCAGCCACACATGGTTAGAGGTAGTTGGATCAAGCATGGTGCGGTTGTCATTGATGTTGGAATTAATCCCGTTGAG GATAATAGTAGCCCACGAGGCTATCGAATGGTTGGAGATGTCTGTTTCGAGGAAGCAAGCAAAATTGCTTCAGCTATCACCCCAGTCCCTGGTGGAGTTGGACCGATGACCATAGCAATGCTTCTCTCAAATACACTTAGCTCAGCCAAGAGAGCTAATAAATATTTCCAAAATGGGaccagatctgccaatgctatCAAGAACTGGAGCACTCTATGGTCCGAAACTAACTGTGAAACTGGAGGAACAAAGAATTGGTAA
- the LOC140970705 gene encoding bifunctional protein FolD 4, chloroplastic-like isoform X2, giving the protein MYGKLGRKAAFAAAMISTTSRSSVHGCSYGLRRVYPMTNVHAAPIRSPLAPATSVVKEGSAKIIDGNSVARDIRDEIATEISKMKEYSGVVPGLGVLLVGDRKDSATYIENRKIACEAVGINSYNVHLPEDSSEQEVLKYISRFNDDPLVNGILVQLPLPSHMNEQNILNAVHIEKDVDGLNPLNIGLLAMVDREPLFVPCTPKGCIELLHRYGVSIEGKRAVVIGRSNIVGLPAALLLQREYATVTVIQPGTKNPGEVTREADILISAVGQPHMVRGSWIKHGAVVIDVGINPVEDNSSPRGYRMVGDVCFEEASKIASAITPVPGGVGPMTIAMLLSNTLSSAKRANKYFQNGTRSANAIKNWSTLWSETNCETGGTKNW; this is encoded by the exons ATGTACGGAAAACTCGGTCGTAAGGCGGCCTTCGCCGCCGCGATGATCAGCACCACCAGCCGCTCCTCCGTCCACGGGTGCAGTTATGGGTTGCGCAGAGTTTATCCTATGACTAATGTCCACGCGGCGCCTATTCGAAGCCCTTTGGCTCCCGCAA CTTCAGTGGTCAAAGAGGGGTCCGCTAAGATTATTGACGGAAATTCAGTGGCCAGAGACATCAGAGATGAAATAGCTACTGAAATATCAAAGATGAAGGAATATTCAGGGGTTGTTCCTGGACTGGGAGTCCTTCTTGTTGGGGACCGAAAAGATTCTGCAACTTACATAGAAAACAGGAAGATAGCCTGCGAAGCTGTAGGAATAAATTCCTATAATGTGCACTTGCCTGAAGACTCCTCAGAACAAGAAGTCCTAAAGTATATCTCAAGGTTCAATGATGATCCTTTAGTCAATGGcattcttgttcagttgcctttaCCTTCT CATATGAATGAGCAGAATATCTTAAATGCTGTTCACATTGAAAAGGATGTGGATGGACTCAACCCGCTGAACATTGGTCTTTTAGCCATGGTAGATAGAGAACCTTTATTTGTTCCATGTACACCCAAAGGATGCATAGAGTTATTGCATAGATATGGGGTTTCTATCGAGGGAAAGAGGGCTGTTGTAATTGGCAGGAGTAATATAGTGGGATTGCCTGCTGCTCTTCTTTTGCAA AGGGAATATGCCACAGTCACTGTCATTCAGCCAGGAACAAAAAATCCCGGGGAGGTGACTAGAGAAGCTGATATTTTAATCTCAGCCGTGGGTCAGCCACACATGGTTAGAGGTAGTTGGATCAAGCATGGTGCGGTTGTCATTGATGTTGGAATTAATCCCGTTGAG GATAATAGTAGCCCACGAGGCTATCGAATGGTTGGAGATGTCTGTTTCGAGGAAGCAAGCAAAATTGCTTCAGCTATCACCCCAGTCCCTGGTGGAGTTGGACCGATGACCATAGCAATGCTTCTCTCAAATACACTTAGCTCAGCCAAGAGAGCTAATAAATATTTCCAAAATGGGaccagatctgccaatgctatCAAGAACTGGAGCACTCTATGGTCCGAAACTAACTGTGAAACTGGAGGAACAAAGAATTGGTAA
- the LOC140970709 gene encoding LIM domain-containing protein PLIM2b-like produces MASAFTGTLDKCKACDKTVYFVDLLSADGATFHKSCFKCSHCKGTLVMSNYSSMDGVLFCKAHFEQLFKESGNFSKNFQNAKSDKDNSTSKAPSKVSAMFCGTQDKCPACHKTVYPFEKVTMEGESFHKPCFKCAHGGCHLTHSSYAALDGILYCKVHFQQLFMEKGSYQHVLDAASNKKSAVEPVEPTGIEVEINEHEQSNADDENGPDSDHEKAHEQS; encoded by the exons ATGGCATCAGCATTTACAGGAACATTGGATAAGTGCAAGGCATGTGACAAGACTGTATACTTTGTCGATCTGTTGTCAGCAGATGGTGCAACTTTTCATAAATCTTGCTTCAAATGCAGCCATTGTAAAGGCACTCTTGTG ATGAGTAACTATTCCTCAATGGATGGAGTCCTGTTTTGCAAGGCTCACTTTGAACAACTATTCAAGGAGTCGGGAAATTTTAGCAAGAACTTTCAAAATG CAAAATCGGACAAGGACAATTCCACG TCAAAGGCACCAAGCAAGGTCTCCGCCATGTTCTGTGGAACCCAAGACAAATGCCcagcttgtcacaaaactgtgTACCCATTTGAAAAG GTGACCATGGAAGGAGAATCATTCCATAAGCCATGTTTCAAATGTGCTCATGGGGGCTGTCATCTTACGCACTCATCATATGCTGCTTTGGATGGAATCCTATATTGCAAAGTTCATTTTCAGCAACTCTTCATGGAGAAAGGAAGTTACCAACATGTCCTCGATGCAGCCAGTAACAAGAAAAGTGCCGTTGAGCCGGTCGAACCCACGGGGATCGAGGTGGAAATCAATGAACACGAACAGTCGAACGCAGACGACGAGAATGGTCCTGATTCAGATCACGAGAAGGCACATGAACAATCTTAA